The proteins below come from a single Acaryochloris sp. CCMEE 5410 genomic window:
- a CDS encoding lipopolysaccharide assembly protein LapA domain-containing protein, producing MPILVVLALLIALVAILFALQNAYSVPVSFLIWRFYGSLALILLLTLALGVIIGLLVTTPTIIKRGWVSSRQKRQLSQLEEDYQGQAQDASSQKKKLDLMHSAQMQLFSALGLTEPKTGLLEYQLLDQVLTHALNNLNPDSAWHRSICLFVMDIEDAPSSDDGNARAVWPIITDRIQRQLSPRSWLHFDGGHRFYCVTLGMAIEAAADYGEFLSTTLDAPLQLVDASEVSVSLKIGGAIARSNTTVTSQQLISQAEQMLEKSSLWGRSRFRMVEAGASS from the coding sequence ATGCCTATCTTAGTTGTTCTCGCCCTACTTATCGCCCTGGTTGCTATCCTATTTGCGTTGCAAAATGCTTATTCGGTTCCGGTCAGCTTTTTAATTTGGCGGTTTTACGGCTCTTTGGCGCTGATTCTTCTGCTAACCCTCGCCCTAGGGGTGATTATTGGCTTATTGGTCACGACTCCCACCATCATTAAACGAGGATGGGTTTCTTCACGCCAGAAGCGGCAACTAAGTCAGCTAGAAGAAGACTATCAGGGGCAGGCCCAAGATGCATCTAGCCAGAAGAAAAAGCTTGATTTGATGCATTCGGCCCAGATGCAGTTATTTTCAGCCCTCGGATTAACGGAACCCAAAACTGGACTATTGGAATATCAGCTGTTGGATCAAGTTCTCACTCATGCTTTGAATAACTTGAACCCTGATTCGGCTTGGCATCGCTCGATCTGTTTATTCGTGATGGATATTGAAGATGCCCCTAGTTCGGATGATGGCAATGCTAGAGCAGTTTGGCCGATCATTACTGATCGGATCCAGCGTCAGCTTTCTCCTCGTAGCTGGCTTCATTTTGATGGTGGCCATCGTTTCTATTGCGTCACCCTAGGAATGGCCATTGAAGCAGCGGCTGACTATGGTGAGTTTCTTTCCACAACTTTAGATGCCCCTTTACAGCTCGTGGATGCGTCGGAAGTCTCTGTGAGTTTGAAGATTGGGGGTGCGATCGCAAGAAGTAACACCACCGTTACCAGCCAACAGCTGATTTCCCAAGCCGAGCAAATGCTAGAAAAATCCAGTCTTTGGGGACGGAGTCGCTTTCGCATGGTGGAGGCAGGTGCTTCTTCTTAA
- a CDS encoding rhomboid family intramembrane serine protease: protein MHQATVGLSWIYSTALSSLMAFKLPKRQTSGSVVCFSCQKLVSIEQEECPHCGQVNPGLWGYARPIRRLGADFGFIKIVIIGCISLYLITLLFDLPGVRSEGVMNLLMPSSYSLLIFGSTGSVPIFEWGRWWTVLSSGWLHGGLWHLGFNMAWLNYLSPMVTNGYGAGRLVSIYTFTTLSSSLLTSFVAQYWTSLPPSFSGSNFSVGASGGVFGLLGALVIYGQRAHQRQVLQQALTLTIISFVLSAFVGRVDNWGHLGGFIGGYLIGLTPWFNPNKPQRLYHLGIAIGALVVTFVSIILSPVHALLIG, encoded by the coding sequence TTGCACCAGGCTACAGTAGGTCTATCCTGGATTTACTCAACAGCCTTGTCATCACTTATGGCCTTTAAGCTACCTAAACGACAGACTTCGGGTTCTGTCGTCTGTTTTTCTTGTCAAAAACTGGTCTCTATTGAGCAAGAAGAATGTCCACATTGTGGTCAGGTGAATCCCGGCTTATGGGGATATGCACGTCCCATTCGCAGATTAGGGGCCGATTTTGGTTTTATCAAAATTGTGATCATCGGGTGTATCTCCCTTTATCTGATCACATTGCTGTTTGATCTTCCTGGTGTTCGGTCAGAAGGGGTTATGAACCTTTTAATGCCGAGTTCCTATAGCTTGCTGATTTTCGGCTCTACGGGTTCCGTTCCCATCTTTGAATGGGGTCGATGGTGGACAGTACTTAGTTCGGGATGGCTCCACGGGGGGCTATGGCATTTAGGGTTCAATATGGCCTGGTTAAACTATCTTTCACCGATGGTCACCAATGGGTATGGGGCAGGTCGGTTAGTGAGTATCTATACGTTCACAACCCTAAGCAGCTCATTGCTAACCAGTTTTGTCGCTCAGTATTGGACTTCTTTGCCACCATCGTTTAGTGGATCAAACTTCAGTGTCGGTGCTTCTGGCGGCGTTTTTGGTCTCTTGGGCGCATTAGTGATTTATGGTCAACGGGCTCATCAACGACAGGTCTTGCAACAAGCCTTGACCCTAACCATTATTTCGTTTGTACTATCAGCCTTTGTCGGCAGAGTAGACAACTGGGGACACTTAGGCGGATTTATAGGTGGATATCTGATCGGACTAACCCCGTGGTTTAACCCCAATAAACCTCAACGTCTCTACCATCTGGGAATTGCCATTGGTGCATTGGTGGTGACCTTTGTCAGTATCATTCTGTCTCCTGTCCATGCACTGTTGATTGGATAA
- a CDS encoding phosphoglucomutase, translating into MTLTAFNWPQLQNGSDIRGVALEGVEGEAVNLTPEIAQILGMAFVHWLSQTLNKSVTELTVGVGRDSRISGPTLMDAVLAGITQMGSNGYNFGLASTPAMFKSTVTDGFNCDGAIMLTASHLPFNRNGLKFFTAQGGLGKGDITQILSLAAEQTFEKAADPGQVSEHNFIGVYAAELVSQIRTAVNHPDQFEQPLQGLHIVVDAGNGAGGFYAEQVLKPLGADITGSQFLDPDGTFPNHIPNPENKEAMAAICQAVTEQQADFGIIFDTDVDRAAAVDHQGQDLNRNRLIALISAVVLREHPGSTIVTDSITSDGLTQFIGDELGGVHHRFKRGYKNVINESIRLNQSGQESWLAIETSGHGAMKENYFLDDGAYLISKLLVELAKSKMAGRNITDLIANLTEPQESEEYRIKIQADDFKAHGNSVISKLEEFAGQQTDWQIVPNNYEGIRIACSSPSEQGWLLLRLSLHDPVLPLNIESNVEGGVASIAAKLTPFFQSIDGLNLPSELISSEKLAAS; encoded by the coding sequence ATGACCCTGACCGCATTTAATTGGCCTCAACTTCAGAATGGTTCAGATATTCGAGGCGTTGCATTAGAGGGGGTTGAAGGGGAAGCCGTGAACCTTACCCCAGAGATCGCCCAGATCTTAGGCATGGCTTTCGTGCATTGGCTCTCCCAAACCCTGAATAAATCTGTCACTGAGCTAACCGTTGGCGTGGGGCGAGACAGCCGTATTTCTGGCCCCACTTTGATGGACGCAGTTCTAGCGGGTATTACCCAAATGGGGAGTAATGGCTATAACTTTGGGTTAGCCTCCACCCCAGCTATGTTCAAAAGCACCGTCACCGATGGGTTTAACTGTGATGGGGCTATTATGCTGACCGCCAGTCATTTGCCCTTCAATCGCAATGGCCTCAAGTTCTTTACCGCCCAAGGTGGCTTAGGCAAAGGCGATATCACCCAAATCCTCAGTCTGGCTGCTGAGCAGACATTTGAAAAAGCTGCTGATCCGGGTCAGGTGTCTGAGCATAACTTTATTGGCGTGTACGCAGCAGAACTCGTCAGCCAGATTCGTACTGCCGTTAATCATCCAGATCAGTTTGAGCAACCCTTGCAAGGGCTCCACATTGTGGTCGATGCCGGCAATGGAGCAGGAGGGTTTTATGCGGAGCAAGTCTTAAAGCCCCTGGGAGCGGATATCACGGGCAGTCAATTCTTAGACCCAGATGGTACGTTTCCCAACCATATTCCGAATCCTGAGAATAAAGAAGCGATGGCGGCCATTTGCCAAGCTGTAACTGAACAGCAGGCTGACTTCGGCATTATTTTCGATACAGATGTTGATCGGGCTGCTGCTGTCGATCATCAAGGCCAGGACTTGAATCGTAATCGACTAATCGCCCTCATCTCTGCAGTGGTTTTGCGGGAGCATCCCGGTTCTACCATTGTTACGGATTCCATTACCTCTGATGGGCTGACCCAATTTATTGGAGATGAGTTAGGTGGTGTCCATCATCGGTTTAAGCGAGGCTACAAGAATGTGATTAATGAGTCCATTCGCTTAAATCAATCTGGGCAGGAATCTTGGTTAGCCATAGAGACCTCCGGTCATGGGGCGATGAAGGAGAACTATTTTCTGGATGATGGGGCTTATTTGATCAGTAAACTACTGGTCGAACTGGCTAAATCTAAGATGGCAGGTCGCAATATCACTGACTTAATTGCCAACCTCACAGAACCTCAGGAAAGTGAAGAATATCGCATTAAGATCCAGGCGGATGATTTTAAAGCCCATGGCAACTCGGTGATTTCTAAGTTAGAAGAATTTGCTGGTCAACAAACAGACTGGCAGATCGTTCCAAATAATTACGAAGGGATTCGGATCGCCTGCAGCTCGCCCTCAGAGCAAGGCTGGTTGTTGCTGCGATTGTCACTCCATGATCCCGTTTTACCCCTAAATATTGAGTCCAATGTAGAGGGAGGTGTGGCCAGCATTGCGGCTAAACTTACTCCCTTTTTCCAAAGTATCGATGGACTGAACTTGCCTTCAGAGCTTATCAGTTCCGAGAAACTAGCAGCTTCCTAG
- the secD gene encoding preprotein translocase subunit SecD — protein MPYSLQSGIASALLALTTATQCADIDLWSQFPISIPPIVSSTKLCPFQGTELTLQIGEVYEDKISREQAFDQVQTVLGERLVNLGRVSVGFIPLPPDQFLVQLPSQLDQRQALQRITQRSQLTFRLHNPTTPQTESLLLQKLELQPKLDAKQSDSRQIEKQLAQIYKKLYGPPVLTDKNVIDTSYQVASVGHLWDVTLRFNKQGAEQFQKITKKMAGTQRPIGIFLDDQLLSEATVSSQFAKTGISGGAAVITGNFDLETAKNLAFQLKEGSLPAPITVSKVEAVKTEQCPSTPQV, from the coding sequence ATGCCCTATAGCTTGCAGTCCGGAATCGCATCAGCATTGCTCGCATTAACGACAGCGACTCAATGTGCTGATATTGATTTGTGGTCTCAATTCCCGATTTCTATCCCTCCAATCGTTTCTTCTACAAAACTATGCCCCTTTCAAGGCACTGAACTTACGCTTCAAATAGGAGAAGTCTACGAAGACAAGATATCTCGAGAGCAAGCCTTTGACCAAGTTCAAACTGTTTTAGGGGAGCGATTGGTGAATCTGGGACGGGTATCGGTTGGTTTTATCCCCCTGCCCCCCGATCAATTTTTGGTTCAGCTGCCTAGTCAGCTAGATCAACGCCAAGCTTTGCAACGAATCACTCAGCGATCTCAGTTAACGTTTCGTCTACACAATCCAACGACTCCTCAAACCGAATCCCTGTTACTTCAAAAGCTAGAGCTTCAACCTAAATTGGACGCAAAGCAATCCGATTCCCGTCAGATTGAAAAGCAGCTAGCCCAGATCTACAAAAAACTATATGGCCCGCCCGTTTTGACCGATAAAAATGTGATTGATACATCGTATCAGGTTGCTTCTGTAGGGCATCTTTGGGATGTCACGCTCCGGTTTAATAAACAAGGTGCTGAACAGTTTCAGAAAATCACGAAAAAAATGGCTGGTACCCAGCGACCCATCGGCATTTTTCTGGACGATCAACTATTAAGTGAAGCAACTGTTTCCTCTCAGTTTGCTAAAACAGGGATTTCTGGGGGAGCTGCGGTCATTACTGGCAACTTTGATTTGGAAACGGCGAAAAACTTGGCCTTCCAGTTGAAAGAAGGTAGCTTACCTGCGCCCATTACCGTCTCAAAAGTAGAGGCTGTAAAGACCGAACAATGCCCTTCTACCCCCCAGGTCTAG
- a CDS encoding tetratricopeptide repeat protein codes for MLISSHRSWLFPTLLITVLLSVGSSQGSYAKPHTHPSPLENIALSREDRSQILFSTGIQKALNGDYVHAIQDYDQALQLAPSNSEVYYNRGVAYFSINRPQSALRDFSQAIALQPNMAEAYGNRGLIRQTLGDRKGAIADYQQAKQLFQKNGNQPAAEQMDHWIDQQGTSQ; via the coding sequence ATGCTTATCTCTTCTCACCGTTCCTGGCTTTTTCCCACTCTATTAATAACCGTTCTTCTATCAGTAGGAAGTAGCCAAGGCAGCTATGCTAAACCCCATACCCATCCATCGCCATTAGAAAATATTGCTCTTTCTAGAGAAGATCGATCGCAAATTTTATTCTCAACAGGAATTCAGAAAGCCTTGAATGGAGATTATGTCCACGCCATTCAAGATTATGACCAAGCCCTACAGCTCGCCCCCAGTAATTCAGAAGTCTATTACAACCGAGGCGTTGCTTATTTCTCCATTAATCGACCTCAAAGCGCCCTTCGTGACTTTAGCCAGGCCATTGCTCTACAGCCCAATATGGCCGAAGCCTATGGCAATCGAGGCTTGATTCGCCAAACCCTGGGGGATCGCAAAGGGGCGATCGCTGATTATCAGCAGGCAAAACAATTATTTCAAAAAAATGGAAACCAGCCCGCAGCTGAGCAAATGGACCATTGGATCGATCAGCAAGGGACGTCTCAATAG